A stretch of Shinella zoogloeoides DNA encodes these proteins:
- a CDS encoding type III restriction-modification system endonuclease — protein sequence MKLHFEPNLDYQHTAIESVCDLFRGQEINRTEFTVTRQAGGGAQQELGLVENALGIGNRLTLLDDEIISNLNEIQLRNGLPPSTGLASGDFTVEMETGTGKTYVYLRTIFELNKRFGFTKFVIVVPSVAIKEGVYKTLQITEDHFKGLYSGQPFDYFLYDSSKLGQVRNFATSPTIQIMVVTVGAINKKDVNNLYKDSEKTGGEAPIDLIRATRPVIIVDEPQTVDGGLKGQGKQALDAMNPLCTLRYSATHVDKHHMVYRLDAVDAYERKLVKQIEVASLEIEGGHNKGYLRFLSASNKGGAVIAKVEIDVQRGGQVRRKEVTVQDGDDLEDTTGRAVYKDCRIGEIRVAGKDSLLEVKTAGSESFLAVGQAIGDVDADAVRRLMIRRTITEHLEKERRLAPLGIKVLSLFFIDAVEHYRSYDEDGNTVKGKYAAIFEEEYRRAAKLPEYASLFRDVDLETDAGEVHDGYFSIDKNKRWTDTAENNQANRDSAERAYNLIMKDKEKLLSFDTKLKFIFSHSALKEGWDNPNVFQICALREIGTERERRQTIGRGLRLSVNQQGERLRGFEINTLTVIATESYEAFAENLQKEIEADTGIRFGIVEKHQFAAISVQQEDGTLAMLGFEESAAIHEYLKNADFIDAKGKVQDKLRTALKEGTLTLPDEHAAHLPQIKEVLRKIAGKLDIKNADDRKAVRVRKEVLHSAEFQALWDRIKHRTTYRVHFDNAKLIEDCTKAISNAPPITKAKAVIRKADLAIGQGGVIATETSTSGPVTIEEGDIVLPDVLTDLQDRTQLTRRSLVTILTESGRLGDFKRNPQAFIELAAETINRTKRLALVDGIKYQRIGDDHFYAQELFEQEELTGYLKNMLQDTQKSVFEHVIYDSGGVERTFAEQLEKNEAVKVYAKLPGWFKVPTPLGTYNPDWAVLVQVDGAERLYFVVETKGSLFTDDLRDNEAAKIACGEAHFKALAVDENPARYIKATKIDDLMEYC from the coding sequence ATGAAACTGCATTTCGAGCCGAACCTCGACTATCAGCACACCGCCATCGAATCCGTCTGCGACCTGTTTCGCGGGCAGGAGATCAACCGCACCGAGTTTACCGTCACCCGCCAAGCAGGCGGCGGCGCGCAGCAGGAGCTTGGCCTTGTCGAAAACGCGCTCGGCATCGGCAACCGCCTGACCCTGTTGGACGATGAAATCATCTCCAACCTCAATGAGATTCAGCTTCGCAACGGCCTGCCGCCGTCAACCGGCCTCGCCTCTGGCGACTTCACCGTGGAAATGGAGACGGGCACCGGCAAAACCTATGTCTATCTGCGCACCATCTTCGAGCTGAACAAACGCTTCGGTTTCACCAAATTCGTGATCGTGGTGCCGTCCGTCGCCATCAAGGAGGGCGTCTACAAGACCCTCCAGATTACCGAGGACCATTTCAAGGGCCTCTATTCCGGCCAACCCTTCGATTATTTCCTCTACGACTCGTCGAAGCTGGGGCAGGTGCGCAATTTCGCTACCAGCCCGACCATCCAGATTATGGTCGTGACCGTGGGCGCAATCAACAAGAAGGACGTGAACAACCTCTACAAGGACAGCGAAAAAACTGGCGGCGAAGCGCCTATCGACCTGATCCGCGCCACGCGCCCCGTCATTATCGTGGACGAGCCGCAAACCGTGGACGGCGGCCTGAAAGGGCAAGGCAAACAAGCGCTCGACGCCATGAATCCGCTTTGTACATTGCGCTATTCCGCAACCCATGTTGACAAGCACCACATGGTATACCGGCTGGATGCCGTGGATGCCTATGAGCGCAAGCTGGTTAAGCAGATCGAAGTGGCCTCGCTCGAAATCGAGGGTGGGCATAACAAAGGCTATCTGCGTTTCCTTTCCGCCAGCAACAAGGGCGGTGCCGTTATCGCCAAGGTCGAGATCGACGTGCAGCGGGGTGGACAGGTTCGCCGCAAGGAAGTCACCGTGCAAGATGGTGACGACTTGGAGGATACGACGGGCCGCGCCGTCTACAAGGATTGCCGCATTGGCGAAATCCGGGTCGCGGGCAAAGATTCTCTGCTCGAAGTGAAAACCGCCGGGTCGGAATCCTTCCTCGCCGTGGGGCAAGCCATCGGCGACGTGGACGCCGACGCCGTCAGGCGGCTCATGATCCGCCGCACCATTACCGAGCATCTTGAGAAAGAACGCCGTCTTGCGCCGCTCGGCATCAAGGTGCTTAGCCTGTTTTTCATCGACGCCGTGGAGCACTACCGTTCCTACGACGAGGATGGAAACACGGTGAAAGGCAAATATGCGGCAATCTTCGAGGAAGAGTATCGCCGCGCCGCCAAGCTCCCCGAATATGCCAGCCTGTTCAGGGACGTGGACCTCGAAACCGACGCCGGAGAAGTGCACGATGGCTATTTCTCCATCGACAAGAACAAGCGATGGACCGACACCGCCGAGAATAATCAGGCCAACCGTGACAGCGCCGAACGCGCCTATAACCTCATCATGAAGGACAAGGAGAAGTTGCTCAGCTTCGACACGAAGCTCAAGTTCATCTTCTCCCACTCCGCGCTGAAAGAGGGTTGGGACAATCCCAACGTGTTCCAGATTTGCGCGCTGCGCGAAATCGGCACCGAGCGCGAACGCCGCCAGACCATCGGGCGCGGCCTGCGCCTCAGCGTCAACCAGCAGGGCGAACGGCTGCGCGGTTTCGAGATCAACACGCTGACCGTAATCGCCACCGAGAGCTACGAAGCCTTCGCCGAAAACCTACAGAAAGAGATCGAGGCTGATACCGGCATCCGTTTCGGCATCGTCGAGAAACACCAGTTCGCGGCTATCTCCGTCCAGCAAGAGGACGGCACCCTCGCCATGCTAGGATTTGAGGAATCCGCCGCGATCCACGAGTATCTCAAAAACGCCGACTTCATCGACGCCAAGGGCAAGGTGCAGGACAAGCTGCGCACGGCGCTGAAAGAGGGGACGCTTACGCTCCCCGATGAGCATGCCGCACACCTTCCGCAGATCAAGGAAGTCCTACGTAAAATCGCCGGTAAGCTCGACATCAAAAACGCCGACGACCGCAAAGCCGTGCGCGTGCGCAAGGAAGTCTTGCATAGCGCCGAGTTTCAGGCGCTATGGGATCGCATCAAGCACCGGACGACCTATCGCGTTCACTTCGACAACGCCAAGCTGATCGAGGATTGCACCAAGGCTATTTCCAATGCGCCGCCGATCACCAAGGCGAAGGCCGTCATCCGCAAGGCCGACCTTGCTATTGGCCAAGGCGGCGTGATCGCTACCGAAACCTCGACTTCTGGCCCCGTGACCATCGAGGAAGGCGATATTGTTCTCCCCGACGTGCTGACCGATCTTCAGGACCGCACCCAGCTTACGCGCCGCAGCCTTGTCACCATCCTGACCGAGAGCGGCAGGCTTGGCGATTTCAAGCGCAACCCCCAAGCTTTCATCGAACTGGCGGCGGAAACCATCAACCGCACCAAGCGCCTCGCGCTCGTGGACGGCATCAAATACCAGCGGATCGGCGACGATCATTTCTACGCGCAGGAGCTATTCGAGCAGGAGGAGTTGACCGGCTATCTGAAGAACATGCTTCAGGATACGCAGAAATCCGTGTTCGAGCATGTCATCTACGACTCCGGCGGTGTCGAGCGCACCTTCGCCGAGCAGCTTGAAAAGAACGAGGCGGTGAAGGTTTACGCCAAGCTGCCGGGTTGGTTCAAAGTCCCCACGCCCCTCGGCACTTACAATCCCGATTGGGCGGTGCTGGTGCAGGTGGACGGCGCGGAACGCCTGTATTTCGTTGTCGAGACGAAAGGCAGTCTGTTCACCGACGACCTGCGCGACAACGAAGCCGCGAAGATCGCCTGCGGCGAAGCGCACTTCAAGGCGCTTGCCGTTGACGAGAATCCAGCCCGCTACATCAAGGCCACGAAGATCGACGACCTCATGGAGTATTGCTGA
- the tnpA gene encoding IS66-like element accessory protein TnpA yields the protein MRVEILGDERRRRWSDESKLEVVLSVGIDGASVTEVARRHSVTRQQVYTWRRELRKKGLLAPPSTTVFLPLDMPPLGGSKEAPAFDGMQALPAMMELHLRCGRSLRFSGDLDVVALKRLIRAIEAA from the coding sequence ATGCGCGTGGAAATTCTCGGCGATGAACGTCGCCGACGTTGGAGTGATGAGAGCAAGCTGGAGGTCGTGCTGTCGGTAGGCATCGACGGTGCGTCGGTGACGGAGGTTGCGCGCCGGCATTCGGTGACGCGGCAGCAGGTTTACACCTGGCGGCGTGAATTGCGGAAGAAAGGCTTGCTCGCGCCGCCATCGACGACGGTGTTTCTGCCGCTGGACATGCCACCTCTCGGGGGCAGCAAAGAGGCTCCGGCTTTTGATGGCATGCAGGCTTTGCCTGCGATGATGGAATTGCACTTACGCTGCGGGCGAAGCCTTCGCTTCAGTGGCGATCTTGATGTGGTTGCACTGAAGCGCCTGATCCGGGCAATCGAGGCGGCATGA
- the tnpB gene encoding IS66 family insertion sequence element accessory protein TnpB (TnpB, as the term is used for proteins encoded by IS66 family insertion elements, is considered an accessory protein, since TnpC, encoded by a neighboring gene, is a DDE family transposase.), with product MRKGIEGLAALAQDVLRQKPTGGAVFAFRGKRGDRLKLLYFDGQGFCLYYKVLQKGRFPWPSAADGTARLTSAQLAMLWEGIDWRRPDWGAPPARVG from the coding sequence ATGCGCAAGGGGATCGAGGGGCTGGCAGCTCTTGCCCAGGATGTGCTGCGCCAGAAGCCGACGGGAGGCGCGGTCTTTGCGTTTCGGGGCAAGCGGGGCGACCGTTTGAAACTTTTGTATTTTGATGGCCAGGGGTTCTGCCTCTATTACAAGGTTCTGCAGAAAGGTCGGTTTCCCTGGCCGTCGGCAGCAGATGGGACAGCCCGGTTGACGTCTGCTCAACTGGCGATGCTGTGGGAAGGGATTGATTGGCGACGACCCGACTGGGGCGCTCCTCCAGCCCGTGTTGGTTGA
- the tnpC gene encoding IS66 family transposase: protein MSNVSQNLPDDPAFLKAMIASLEAKNAKMSATLQAHDQLIQSLRLRIARLKKHGFGKSSEKIEREIQQLELALEDLMIAASESRAEPLAEVKETELGPPEASKPEKTMRRRPRVSDKAARERRELDPGTHCPACGGELRLVGEDVSEILDMIAAQMKVIEVARLKKSCRCCEKMVQLPAPSRPIPGSMAGAGLLAYILVSKFDDHLPLYRLNEIFARMGVDIPDSTLVDWCGRAMRVLLPLIELIEAAIMSSDLLHADDTPIRVLDRSVRDKGLGKGVKKGRLWTYVRDQRPWAGTAPPGAVYYFAPDWKQEHVQRHLSQASGILQADGYKGYAKLYEAGADGTRRFREASCWAHWRRDFHDIWTSNKSEIAREALDRIGALYDIEREVAGKPANIRFAARQKHSKAKVEALRVWAEAQLTRIPGKSDLAGAFRYGLSRWSSFCLFLEDGRVAIDNNAAERALRPIGVGRRNWLFAGADTGAETLARAMTIIETAKMNGLDPQAYLVDVLDRIQDHKINRLAELLPWNWKPMTAVICAEAA, encoded by the coding sequence ATGTCGAATGTTAGCCAAAATCTTCCCGACGATCCGGCCTTCCTGAAGGCGATGATCGCGTCGCTTGAGGCGAAGAACGCGAAGATGTCGGCGACCTTGCAGGCGCATGATCAGTTGATCCAATCCCTGCGGCTACGCATCGCCAGGCTCAAGAAACATGGCTTCGGCAAGTCATCGGAAAAGATCGAACGGGAAATCCAGCAGTTGGAACTGGCCCTGGAGGACCTGATGATTGCCGCCTCGGAAAGCAGAGCCGAGCCGCTCGCCGAGGTCAAGGAAACGGAGCTTGGGCCTCCTGAGGCAAGCAAGCCGGAAAAGACCATGCGACGCCGTCCGCGCGTGTCGGACAAGGCTGCTCGCGAGCGCAGGGAACTCGACCCCGGAACGCACTGCCCCGCTTGTGGTGGCGAATTGCGGCTTGTTGGTGAAGACGTCAGCGAAATCCTCGACATGATCGCCGCACAGATGAAGGTCATCGAGGTTGCTCGGCTGAAGAAGTCCTGCCGTTGCTGCGAGAAGATGGTGCAGTTGCCCGCGCCCAGCCGTCCGATACCGGGCAGCATGGCGGGCGCAGGACTGCTCGCCTACATCCTGGTCTCGAAGTTTGACGACCACCTGCCGCTCTATCGCCTGAACGAAATCTTCGCCCGCATGGGCGTTGATATCCCCGACAGCACGCTGGTCGATTGGTGTGGCCGCGCCATGCGGGTGCTCCTGCCGCTGATCGAGTTGATCGAAGCCGCGATCATGAGCAGCGATCTTCTCCATGCCGACGACACGCCGATCCGGGTTCTTGATCGTTCTGTGCGAGACAAGGGGCTGGGGAAAGGGGTGAAGAAGGGCAGGCTCTGGACCTATGTCCGGGACCAGCGCCCATGGGCGGGCACAGCTCCGCCCGGTGCGGTCTATTACTTTGCTCCCGACTGGAAGCAAGAGCATGTTCAACGTCACCTCAGCCAAGCAAGCGGCATCCTTCAGGCCGACGGCTACAAAGGTTATGCGAAGTTGTATGAGGCCGGAGCGGACGGGACACGCCGCTTCCGCGAGGCTTCGTGCTGGGCGCATTGGCGGCGCGACTTCCATGATATATGGACCTCAAACAAGTCCGAGATAGCCCGCGAGGCTCTCGACCGTATCGGCGCGCTTTACGATATCGAGCGTGAGGTTGCAGGCAAGCCTGCCAATATCCGTTTTGCCGCGCGCCAGAAGCACAGCAAGGCAAAGGTCGAAGCCTTGCGTGTCTGGGCCGAGGCGCAACTTACCCGCATCCCCGGCAAGAGCGATCTGGCGGGAGCTTTCCGGTATGGCCTGAGCAGGTGGTCCTCGTTCTGCCTGTTCCTGGAAGACGGTCGTGTCGCAATCGATAACAATGCAGCAGAACGGGCGTTGCGTCCTATCGGCGTTGGAAGGCGCAACTGGCTCTTCGCGGGTGCCGACACTGGAGCAGAAACCTTGGCGCGGGCCATGACAATTATCGAAACCGCCAAGATGAATGGCCTTGATCCGCAGGCCTATCTGGTTGACGTGCTGGACCGCATTCAGGATCACAAGATCAATCGCCTGGCGGAGCTGCTTCCATGGAACTGGAAGCCGATGACGGCAGTTATCTGCGCCGAGGCGGCCTGA
- a CDS encoding LacI family DNA-binding transcriptional regulator translates to MNLKEFAARIGLSQTTVSRAMSGYPEVKPETRARVLEAAERLGYRPNISAQRLATGRAGAIGIVFQGGGRFGPHSSEFMGGLSTRLQKDGIDILVSTVETQDEEETAYRRLAASKRVDAVIVHTPACTDARIALLRALDLPFIVHGRSETQQPFAFLDIDNFGAIETATRHLAGLGHRRIALINGDIASTYARDRDAAYRATLAAHGLAVEPALAGHGEFTDETGFRLMRAFLTLPSPPTAVIAGSMMSALGAMRAIRIAGLAVGTDVSLIAHDDVFPYLSPDNLVPALTTTRSPIRAAGERIGDMVLRLLQGEAPETLQEVWPVDFIIRGSTGPAPA, encoded by the coding sequence ATGAACCTCAAGGAATTCGCCGCACGCATCGGCCTGTCGCAGACGACGGTCAGCCGGGCGATGAGCGGATATCCGGAGGTGAAGCCCGAGACGCGGGCGCGCGTGCTGGAGGCCGCCGAGCGGCTCGGCTACCGGCCGAATATCAGCGCCCAGCGGCTCGCCACCGGCCGGGCCGGCGCCATCGGCATCGTCTTTCAGGGCGGTGGGCGCTTCGGCCCGCATTCCAGCGAGTTCATGGGCGGCCTTTCGACGCGCCTGCAGAAGGACGGCATCGATATCCTCGTCTCGACCGTGGAAACGCAGGACGAGGAGGAGACCGCCTACCGCCGCCTTGCCGCCAGCAAGCGCGTGGATGCGGTGATCGTCCACACCCCCGCCTGCACGGATGCACGCATCGCCCTGCTGCGCGCGCTGGACCTGCCCTTCATCGTACACGGCCGCAGCGAGACGCAGCAGCCGTTCGCCTTTCTCGATATCGATAATTTCGGCGCAATCGAGACCGCGACGCGGCATCTGGCGGGCCTCGGCCACCGCCGCATCGCCCTGATCAACGGCGATATCGCGAGCACCTATGCCCGCGACCGCGATGCCGCCTATCGCGCGACGCTTGCCGCCCATGGCCTTGCCGTCGAGCCGGCACTCGCCGGCCACGGCGAGTTCACGGACGAGACGGGTTTTCGACTGATGCGGGCCTTCCTCACCCTTCCCTCACCGCCGACGGCCGTCATCGCCGGCTCGATGATGTCGGCGCTCGGGGCGATGCGGGCGATCCGCATCGCCGGGCTTGCGGTGGGCACGGACGTCTCCCTCATCGCCCATGACGACGTCTTCCCCTATCTCAGCCCCGACAATCTCGTGCCGGCGCTCACCACGACGCGCTCGCCGATCCGCGCGGCGGGCGAGCGGATCGGCGACATGGTTCTGCGGCTGCTGCAAGGGGAAGCGCCGGAGACCTTGCAGGAGGTCTGGCCGGTCGATTTCATCATTCGCGGCTCGACGGGTCCTGCCCCGGCCTGA